Within the Aeromicrobium sp. Root236 genome, the region TGCTGTGCGGCCTGACGCTGGTCGTCGTGGCGTCGGCGCTCCACCGGATGCACGTCTATCAGGACGCGTACGGGTTCACCGGCCTGCGGCTGCTCGTCGACGTGTTCGAGGGTTGGCTCGGCATCCTGGTGGTGGCGACCCTCGCCGGTGGCGTGGCGCTGCGGGCGGTGTGGCTGCCGCGCTTCGCCCTGTTCAGCGGGGTGGTGCTGCTGGTCGGCCTGGCCGCGATCAACCCCGATGCGTGGGTCGCGCGGCACAACATCGATCGCTACGAGACCAGCGGCAAGGTCGACTGGACGTACCTCCGATCGCTGTCCGACGACGCGCTCCCCGTCCTGGCGACGCTGCCCCCGGACCTCGTCGAGTGCGCGGTCTCGCTGGACGGTCGTACGCACGACGACTGGCTCGAGTGGAACCTCGGCCGCTCGCGGGCCCGCTCCGCGATCGCCGACCATGCCGGGGAGTGGCAGCAGGATCCGGCCTGCCCCGGCCAGACCAACAACTGAGACGGGGTGTGTGACAGCCGATAACCCTGAAAGGGCATGACGTATCGCCGATTGGCTGCTTTCATGGAGGTGGGAAGGAGCGCGGGCGGCACCCTGGCCAGCGACTGCCGGTCAAGGAAGCCCGTGATCTTTTCGGGGCGACCGAGCAGGGGACGGTATGACCCGGACACGCGATCCCGCCCACGCGTTGCTCCTCGGGGGACTGCGTTTCGAGAGCCGCGACACCGAACGGGCCTACCGGCGTTGGCGGATCGACACCGTGACGCCGTTCGTCCGGATCGGCTACATCGGTTCGGCGCCGAGCTGGATCCTGCTGCTGATCGCCATGATCTTCCTGGATCCCCATGCCGCCCACCGCGCCGCGGGTTGGGTCGTCGGCTGGATCCTCCTGCTCCTCGTGCTCACCTGGCTGACCGTGCCGCCCAGGCTGCGCCGTACGGTGATGCCGCTGGCCGCCGCTGCGAACTGCCTGGCCGGCTTCCTGGTCGTGTGGCTGACCTCGGAGGTCGCGCTCGCCGGCGAGGTGACCCAGACGCGGGCCGGGGTCATGATCGCGGGCCTGCTCGTCGTCATGTTCTTCGGCTACGGCATCTTCCGCATCCCGCCCGGGGTGGCCATGGCTGCCGTGACGCCGTATGCGGCGTTCGGCTCGTACCAACTGCTCCAGAACTACAACGACGGGGAGCTCAACGGCGTCGAGTCCGCGTCGCTGGCTGCTGCGGAGTGGATCGCCTATTTGGGATGCCTCATGGTCTGCGTCGTCATCGAGATCGTCGAGCGTCGGGCGTTCTGCAAGGACCAGATCATCGACGCACAGCAGCGGGAGCTGCGCCACAGCAGGGAGACCATCCGCCGCTACGTCCCGCGCCCCGTGTTCGAGCACATCGTCAGCGGGGACACCGTCGGCATCGACGTGCCCACCCGGCGACGGGTCACGGTGCTGTTCGCCGACCTGGTGGGGTTCACCGATCTCGCGGACCGGGTCGAGGCCGAGATCCTGACGCAGGTGGTCAACGACTACATGACCACCATGAGCCAGCTCGTCGACGAGCACGGCGGTCTGGTGAACGAGTTCGCGGGCGACGGCCTGATGGCCCTGTTCGGGGCGCCCGACGAGATGGACGTCGAGGAACAGGCGTCGAGCGCGGTGCTGGCGGCCCAGGCGATGCAGGACGGTCTCCCGGCCCTCAACGGGCAGTGGCGACGGCTCGGTGTCAGCGGGCCGATGCGGATGCGGATCGGCATCGACACCGGTGTCCTGAGCGTCGGCAGCTTCGGCTCCGAGGGGCGGATGACGTACACCGCGATCGGGCTGCACACCAACATCGCGGCCCGCCTCCAGGCGCAGTGCGAGCCGGGACGGATCCTGCTGAGCGACTACTGCTGGCACCTCGTCAAGGACCGCATCTCGTGCGAGCCGGTCGGCGAGGTCCAGTGCAAGGGCGTGCACTACCCGGTGCCGGTCTACTCCCCGTCAGGTGCGGGAGGCTGAGCCCAACAGGCGGGTGAGACGCCGAGGTTTCAGGCCAGGCAGCGGTGAGTCAGGTCGAACCGCAACCTCGCGGGTACGACCTGAGTCACCGCTCCCGCAGCAACATCAGGCGTACGAGACACCGGTGGCGTGCAGCGGGCAGTAGCCGAAGGGGTTCTTGACCAGGTACTGCTGGTGGTAGTCCTCGGCGTAGTAGTACGTCTCCAGAGGCAGGATCGACGTGGTGATCTCGCCGTAGCCGGCCTCCGTCATCCGTACCTGGTAGGCCTCGCGGGACGCCTCGGCCTGGGCCTGCTGCTCGGGGGTCGTGGTCAGGATCACCGAGCGGTACTGCGTGCCGCGGTCGTTGCCCTGGCGCATGCCCTGCGTCGGGTCGTGGTTCTCCCAGAACACCTTGAGCAGGTCCTCGTACGTCACCTTGGCCGGGTCGAAGATCACCCGTACGACCTCGGCGTGCCCCGTGCGACCCGTGCACACCTCTTCGTACGTGGGGTTCGGTGTGACGCCGCCGGCGTACCCGACGGACGTCGACCAGACGCCGGGAACCTCCCAGAACGTCTTCTCCTCGCCCCAGAAGCAACCGAGGCCGAACACCGCGACACCGAATCCTTCGGGTGCCTGGGTCTCGACGGGATTGCCGAGCGTGAGGTGCGTGCCGCCGACCTGGTAGGGACGGCCTTCACGGCCGGGGAGGGCGCTCTCGGCGCCGGGGAGCTCTGACTTGCTGCGGTTGAAGATCATGCGTTCCACCTCTCGTGTCGAGTCTACGGATTCACGCCCGCTCGAGGATTCGAGCGATCGTGACGAAGCCGTGACGCCGTGCATGCTCCAGGGGAGTCACGCCGGCGCGATCGGCGATCGACACGTCCGCACCGTGGTCGACCAATGACTCAACAATGCGCTGCCACGGTCTTGTTCCCTTGCCGAGGATCACGGCCTCGAGCAGGGCCGTCCAGCCCAGGTCGTTGACGTGGTCGACGGCGATGTCGGTGTGGTCCAGCACGTACGCCACGTAGTCCGCGTGGCCGCGTTCGCTCGCCGGTATGTGCGACAGCCCGCCGAACCGGTTGCGGATCGTGAGGTCCGGGTCCGCCGCCAGGACGACCTCGGCCATCGCGACGCTGCCGGTGACGCCGGTGACGAGCCACGGGGTGTCGTGACGATCGTCCAAGGCATCCGGATCGGCACCGGCGGCGATCAGCGCGCGAGCGGCCGCGACGCGATCGTGCGTCACAGCCAGCAGGAGCGGGGTGCGGTCCCGCGCATCGCGGACCTCGGTGTCCGCGCCTGCCTCGAGCAGCTGGCCGACCTCGGTGGCCCGGCCCTTCGTCACGGCCGACAGCAGGCGTCGGCCCTGCTCGGCTTTGGAGAGCGCAGCGTACGGATTGGGGGTGGGTGTCGGCGTCGAGATCGAGTGGGACGTGGCCGGGTGCGCGGGCTCCGGCGAGGGACGCGACGACGAGCACGCGGTCACCGCCAGCGCGACCACCACGGGCGCCGCGGCCAGGACCTTGTTCACGCCGGTTCAACTCCTCGGAGCGCCGCGAGGTTCCGCACGGCATGGCCTAGGCTCCTCCGCATGAGGTGTGGGTCGTGAGGGAGCGCTACCAGGTGCCGATCGGCATGGAGATCGCCACCCAGTGGGCCTGGCGCATCCTGGTGATCGCGTCGGCCGTGCTGCTGGGCGTGTTCTTCCTGCGCTACTTCTCCGAGATCACGGTGCCGATCGCCGTGGCGGTGCTCGTCACGGCGCTGACGGTCAGCGGTGTCGACTGGCTCGAGGCGCATCGCGTGCCACGCCTCGCCGCCACGTTCATCGTCGTCATCGCGCTGCTCGTCGCGTTCTTCGGCATGCTGACGCTCGTCGGCCAGCAGCTCGCGACCCAGGCGACCGACCTGCGCTCGAGCGTCGTCGACGGCATCTCCAAGATCCAGGACTGGGCCAAGACCGGCCCGCTCAAGCTCAGCGACGACCAGATCCAGACCTGGATCGACAACGCCAAGGAGTCGATCCAGTCGAGCGACACCTCGGTGATCACCCGCGTCAGCGAGGTGGGCACGACGCTGACCCACCTGTTCGCCGGGTTCTTCATCGCACTGTTCTCGACGTTCTTCTTCCTCTACGAGGGCAACCGCATCTGGAGCTGGGTCGTCGCGCTGTTCCCCCGCGCGGCGCGTGAACGGGTCAACTCGTCGGGTCACACCGCGTGGGCGTCGCTGACGGCGTTCGTACGCGCGACCGTCATCGTCGCGCTGACCGACGCGCTGGGCATCGCGTTCGGTGCGTGGGTGCTCGGGGTGCCGCTGACGTTCGCGATCGGCGTGCTGGTGTTCCTCGGTGCGTTCATCCCGATCATCGGTGCGCTGCTGTCGGGCATGGTCGCGGTCCTCGTGGCCCTCGTCGCGCAGGGGCCGTGGACGGCCCTGTTCATGCTCATCGTCGTGATCATCATCCAGCAGATCGAGTCGCACGTGCTCCAGCCGTTCCTCATGGGCCGGCTCGTGGCGGTGCACCCGCTCGCGATCATCTTCGCCATCGCGGCCGGCGTCGTCGTCGCAGGGATCGTCGGCGCGCTCATCGCGGTGCCGCTGGCGGCGTGCCTCAACGGCGTCGTGCGGCACCTCGCCACGGTCGCCGAGCAGTTCGACGACGAGCCACCCGACGACGGCGGCGAAGCCCTGCCCGGACTCGCATGACCGACATCCACGCGGTGTGCCTGGCGCTGCCCGGAGCATCGATGACGTTCCCGTTCGGCGAGGAGACGGCGGTGTTCAAGGTCGGCGGCAAGGTCTTCGCGATCACCGCTGCCGAGTCACCGACCCACGTCACCCTCAAGGCCGAGCCCGAGGAGGTGACCGGACTCGTCGACACGTACGACGCGGTGACCCGCGGCTATCACATGAACAAGAAGCACTGGATCACCGTGCAGGTCGGCGGCGCGCTGCCGCCCGGCCTCGTCGAGGAGCTGGTCGAGGACTCGTACGACCTGGTGGTCGACAACCTCCCCGCCCGCGACCGGCCCTAGAGCTCGGTCGCCTCCGCCGGCACCGGGGTGTCGCGCGTCCGCAGCGGGATCTCCTTGATCAGCAAGGCGAACACGAAGGCGATCGTCACGATCGGCAGCGCCGCGAGGAACACGTCGTGCAGCGAGTCGGCGAACGCCTCGATGACCTTGGACTGCAACGGCTGGGGCAGGGCGTGGATCGCCGAGGCGTCGTTCGTGTTGATCTTGGGCGCATCGCCGCCGGTGCCGACGGTCGCCGCGAGGTGATGCGTCAGCCGGGTGTTGAGCACCGCGCCGAAGATCGCCGCGCCGAACGCGCCACCGAGCGTACGGAAGAACGTGATCGTCGACGTCGCGATGCCCATGTGGCGGGGGTCGACCGAGTTCTGCACGATCACCGTGAGGAGCTGCATCGTCAGGCCGAGCCCGGCACCCAGGATGAACATGCCGAGGCCGATGCGCCAGTAGGGGCTGTCGGCGTCGGCGGTCGACAGCACCAGGAGGGCGACGAACACCACGACGGTGCTGGCGATCGGCAGCGGCCGGTAGCGGCCGGTGCGGGTCACCCAGTTGCCCGACGGGATCGACGTGCAGAACAGGCCGGTGACCATCGGCAGCATGCCCAGGCCCGACCTGGTCGGCGACATGCCCATGACGATCTGCAGGTAGAGCGGGACGAAGATGATCGCGCCGAACATCGACATGCCCATGACGACCGACATCGCGTTGGTCGTGCGGAAGATCGAGCCGCGGAACAGCTCCATCGGGATGATCGGCTCGGCGGCCCGCAGCTCGACCAGGATGAACAGCGCGGTCAGCACGATCGCACCGGCGAGCAGGCCGAGTCCGAGGCGCGAGCCCCAGCCGTGGTCCGGTCCGGCCCACGAGACGTACAGCAGCATCGAGGAGACGCCGCTGACCAGCACCGAGGCGCCGAGCCAGTCGATGACGTGCTCGCGGCGGGTGTGCGGCAGCTTCAGCGCGTACGAGGTGACGACGAGCGCGACGATGCCGATCGGCACGTTGAGCCAGAAGATCCAGCGCCAGCCGGGTCCGTCGGCGAGCCAGCCGCCGAGCAGCGGGCCGGCGACGCTCGAGGTGCCGAAGACGGCGCCCATGTAGCCCATGTAGCGGCCACGCTCGCGGGGCGGGATGACGTCGCCGATCGTCGCGAACGCGAGGGCCATCAGCCCGCCACCGCCGACGCCCTGCAGCGCACGGAAGCCGATGAGCTCCTCGATGTTGCGCGAGAAGCCGCACAGCAGGGAGCCGACCACGAACGTGACGATCGCGATCTGGAAGATCAGCCGGCGGCCGTAGAGGTCGGAGATCTTGCCCCACAGGGGAGTCGAGGAGGTCGACGCGAGGAGGTACGCCGTGACGACCCAGCTGAGCTTGTCGAGCCCGTTGAGGTCCGACGTGATGCGGGGGAGTGCGGTGCCCACGATGCTCTGGTCGAGCGCGGCGAGGAACATGCCGGTCATGAGGCCGCCGAGGATCACCAGGATCTGGCGGTGCGAGAGGTAGGTGGGTGTGACGGTTGCAGGTGTTGCGTCGGTCATGAAGTGGCTCCGAGTGAGGCAGTGAGGCGGGTCAGGTCGTGGCGCAGGCGTTCGCGGTCGGCGTCGTCCCAGTCCGCGAGGGCCGCAGTGAGGAAGGCGCGTCGTTGGTCGAAGGTCTTCTTGAGGGTGGCGGCCCCGGTGCTCGACAGGGCGATGATGCGGGCCCGCCCGTCGACCGGATCGGGCTCGCGCTCGATGAATCCGCGGTCACCGAGCTGCTGGACGTGGCGACTGACGGTCGAGGCGTCGAGCTGCATGACCTCGGCGATGTCGCCGAGCCGCATCGCGCCGCGGCACTTCAGCGTGTAGAGCAGCGCGGCCTGCGACGGGTCCACGCCGTCGCCGTCGATGCGCGAGCGGAACCGCCGGCCGACCGCCATCATCAGCTGCATGAGGGCGTCCTCAGCCGTCGCGCCGACCTCCGGGGTCTGTGTTTGCATGCTGCAACCATATATCAGGTTGTGTGGTGCAACCAAATGGTGGTGCTACTGGACCGCCGCAGGTCCGAGCAGGTCCCAACGGTTGCCGGCGAGGTCCTGGAACACCGCGACCCGTCCGTACGCCTCGTCGCGGGGCTCGCCCACGAACCTCACGTCGTGGGCCACCATCCGCTCGTACGCCTCGTCGAAGTCGTCGACGCGGAGGAAGAACCCGACGCGGCCGGCGAGCTGGTCGCCGACCACAGCTGCCTGGCGCTCGCCATCGGCACGGGCGAGGAGTATCGCGGTCTGGGCGCCCGGAGGGCGTACGACGACCCATCGCTTCTCGCGGCCGTCGTTCGTCAGGGACGGCGTGTCCTCGACGAGCTCGAACTGCAGGACGCGGACGAAGAAGTCGATCGCAGGGTCGTAGTCGTCGACGACGATCGTGAAGAGCTCGATGTGCACGGCGCGAGCCTAGGCCAGGGGGTCAGGTGCGCTGCCGGTAGCGCCGGTGCAGCTCGTGGACCTCCTCGTCGAGACCGGGCACCGGGCCGTCGACGGCGACGCCGGGCGCGACGTCCTGGATCGGGATCGCCCTGACGGGTGAGGGGCCGACGCCGAGGTCGCCGAGCCAGGCGCTGGTCTGGGCGGACGAGCTGGCGAAGACGATCCGGCCGAGGCCCACCCAGCCGTGCGCCGCGGCGCACATGGGGCAGTGCTCGCCCGACGTGTAGACCGTCGCGGCTGCACGCTGCTCGGCGTCCAGGTGACCGGCGGCCCACCGCGCGAGTGCGAATTCGGGATGCCGGGTCTGGTCGCGCTCGGAGGTCTCGCGGTTGCGGTCCTCGGCGAGCACCGTGCCGTCACCGCCCACGAGGACCGAGCCGAAGGGCTCGTCGCCGGCCTCGATGGCCTCGGCGGCGAGCTCGATGCAGCGTCGCAGGTGTCGCAGGTCGTCGTCATTCACCATGGGGTCGAACGTACCGCCGCCCCGGCGCAGCCACTACGTTGGAGAGGTGGATCTGAATGATGTGAGGGCCGCCCGCGAGCTACTCCAAGGAGTCACCGAGGTGACCCCCATGGCGCACTCGCGCTGGCTCAGCTCGCGGACGTCGACGCAGGTGTTCCTCAAGGCCGAGAACCTCCAGCGCACCGGCTCGTTCAAGATCCGCGGAGCGTACGTCCGCATCTCGCGGCTCAGCGAGGACGAGCGCGCCCGCGGCGTCGTCGCTGCGAGTGCCGGCAACCACGCACAGGGCGTCGCGCTCGCGGCGTCGCTGCTCGGCATCAAGGCCACGATCTTCATGCCGATCGGCGCGGCGCTGCCCAAGGTCGCGGCGACCGAGGGCTACGGCGCCGACATCCACTTCCACGGCACGGGCGTGACCGAGGCGCTGGTCGCCGCTCGCGAGTTCGCCGAGCGTACGGGTGCCGTGCTGATCCACCCCTTCGACCACGAGGACATCATCGCCGGCCAGGGCACGCTCGGGCTCGAGATCCTCGAGCAGCTGCCCGACGTCAAGACGATCCTGGTCCCGCTCGGTGGCGGGGGACTCGCGGCCGGGATCGCGCTGCTGCGCACCGAGCGGCCCGACCTGCGGATCGTCGGCGTGCAGGCCAAGGACGCCGCCGCCTATCCGCCGTCGCTCGCGGCCGGCAAGCCGGTCACGTCGCCGATGGGCATCACGATGGCCGACGGCATCTCGGTCGCGATGCCGGGAGACATCCCGTACGGGATCCTCGAGTCGCTGTGCCACGAGGTGCTGACGGTCAGCGAGGAGTCGATGAGCAGTGCGCTCATCTCGTTGCTGGAGCGCGCCAAGCTGTTGGTCGAGCCCGCCGGCGCCGCTGCCGTGGCGGCGATCCTCGAGCAGCCGGACGCGTTCGAGGGGCCGGTCGTCGCGGTGCTGTCGGGCGGCAACATCGACGCCCTCGTGCTGCTCGACGTCATCCGTCACGGCCTGGCGGCGGCGGGTCGGTTCCTGCTGTTCCGCGCCCGCATCTCCGACCGGCCCGGCGAGCTGATGCGCCTGCTCACCGATCTCGCCGAGATGCAGGTCAACGTGCTCAACGTCAACCATGACCGGGCCTCCGAGACGTTGGGCGTCGGCCAGGTCGACGTCGACGTCCAGGTCGCGACGCGCGGGCCCCAGCACCGCGCCGAGATCCACGACCGCCTGGTCGAGCTCGGCTACGAGCTCGTCTGAACCCACGACCGCTTGACACTCGAAAGGCGACCTCTGTGCGTACCTTCGACCTGCCGGCCACCCCGATCGCTGCCGCGATCCTCACGACGTCGCGCGACAGCCAGGACGTGTCGCTGTTCAACCACAGCATGCGCAGCTATTGGCATGCCCGCTCGTACGCCGAGTCCGCGGGGCTCCTGGATCAGGCGCCGGAGATCCTCATCTTCGCGGCGACGCTGCTGCACGAGCTGGGCGCCAGTGCACTGGCCCCGGGTCGGGAGCGGTTCGAGATCGAGGGTGCCGACATCGCCGCCGAGACCTTGCTCGGCCTGGGGGTGAGCGAGGGTGACACCGAGCAGGTGTGGGACGCGATCGCCCTGCACACCTCTGGCGGCCTGGCGGAGCGTCGCGGTGCCTTGCCGAGGGTCGTCCGGGCCGGGATCGTCGCCGACTTCGGCCGGGCCGAAGAACCGCAGCGGGAGCTCCAGGACGCCGTCCACGCGGAATGGCCCCGGCTGAACCTCGAGACGGTCCTGGTCGACCACATCATCGAACGGGTCAACGATTCGGCCGCAGCGCCGCGTTTTGGGATGGCCGGCGTCGTCATCCACGAGCGCGAGGTGCATGGCATCACCGGCATGGAGATCGCCGCCCGCGACCTCGGCTGGTGAGGCGGTGACCTGAGTCGAACCGGCAGGTCTCTCGTTCAACCTGAGTCACCGGCGCCGCGGCGTGGTTCGACCTGAGTCACCGGTCCTGCAGGGGCGGTGACCTGAGTCGAACCGGCAGCGCCCAGGTTCGACCACAGCCACCGGTTCTGGTCCGCGATTCGACCTAGGTCACCGGCACCGTCGCGACGTTCGACCTGAGTCACCGCTCCAGCGGCCACGGGGTCAGAACGGCTTGGCGTCGACGACCTCGACGGTGATGTTCTTGCCGTTGGGCGCTTCGTAGGTCGCCTCGTCGCCCTTGTGCTTGCCGAGGATCGCGGCACCGAGCGGCGAGGTCGGCGAGTAGACGTCGATGTCGACGCTCGAGTCCATGCTGAGCAGCTCGCGCGAGCCGAGCAGGAACTGCTCGGTGTCGGTGTCGCCCTTGAAGCGGATCGTGACGATCATGCCGGCCTCGACCAGGCCGTCGTCGGCAGGCTTGTCGCCGACCTCGGCACGCCGCAGCATGTCCTCGAGCTGGCGGATGCGGGCCTCGGTCTTGCCCTGCTCCTCGCGTGCGGCGTGGTAGCCGCCGTTCTCCTTGAGGTCACCCTCGTCGCGGGCAGCGGCGATCTTGGCCGTGATGTCGGCGCGTACGTCGCCCTTCAGGTGCTCCAGCTCCTGCTGCAGACGCGCGTAAGCCTCCTGGGTCACCCAGATGGTGTCGGTCTCTGTGGGCTGAGTCATGTGAGCGCTCCTCTACGTGCTGCACCCCAGGCGTACGCCCGGGGTGAACCTCCAACGTTAGCACTCAACCGCGAGGTTCACATGTCTTCAGGACGCCGGTGACGGCCTTTCGCTCGGTCTGCACATCGATCGTGATGCGAGTCTTTTCGGCCTTGCCGGCGGCGACGTCGACGGTCTTCTCGCCGACGATCGAGTGGTCGGCCGCCTGGGCGTAGACGGTGCAGCGCACGGCGAGGGGATCGGGGCGGATCACGTCGACCTTGAGGGTCACCAGGTGGTCGCTCTTGACGTCGTATCCCCAGAGGCGGCCCTTGACCGGCTCGTCCTGGAAGCCCACCCACGCCGCGAACGAGACGCCGATCGCGATGCCGATCGCCGCGATGGCGGGCCAGAACCACCGGGGTCGGGTCCGGGTGCCATAGCGGGAGCTGAGGTCGGTCACGCCTGCCATTGTCTCAGGAGCCGAACATCTGCTTCCGTACGGCCTTGTCGAACGTGCGGAACGGCAGCACGTTCGACGCGGTGGCGATCATCTTGGCCTCGGTGCCGACGAGGTACTCCGCCTTGGCCCGCCGCGCGAACACCGCGTGGTGCGCCGCCTCGGCGACCTTCGACGCGGGGATGCCACTGTGCCGGGCGTCCGCCGAGATCGACCGCATCGCCGTGATCGCCTCGCCGTAGAGCTCGAGCGCCTTGGCCGGCAGCTTGCCCTCGATCTCGTCGATGTCGGCGCCGGCCTTGTCCCAGATCGGGGTCGACACCGTCGCGGGGGCGAGCACCGAGACGCCGATGCCCCACGGCTTGAGCTCACGGCGCAGGGACTCGGCCATGCCGTTGAGGGCGTGCTTCGACGCGGCGTAGGGCCCGATGAACGGCGCGGCGACGCGTCCGCCGATCGAGCTGGTGAACACGATGCGACCCTTGCCGTGCTCGCGCAGCAGCGGCAGGAAGGCCTGGGTCACGGCGAGCTGGCCGACGACGTTGACCTCGAGCTGGCGGCGCAGGTCGTCGAGGTCGAGGAACTCCAGTGGGCCACCGACCGCGATGCCGGCGTTGTTGACGATGCCGCGCAGGCGGGTGTCTGGCCCCAGCGCTCCGCGGACGAGGTCGGCGGCGTCGAGGGCTTCCTGGGCCGACGTGACGTCGAGCCGTACGGGCGTGACGAGCGCGTGCTCGTCGACCGTGGTCAGGTCGCGCACCGCGGCGAACACACGGATGCCGTTGGCGGCGAAGTTGTCGACCATGGCCTTGCCGATCCCGGTCGAGGCGCCGGTCACGATCACGGCATCGGGAGTTGTCATTCCGTGAGTATGGCGGATGGAACAACCCGGGCTGCACACGATGTTGGAGACAGTGCGAGGATTTTGCTCGAGCCTTCGAAGGAGAACCGTGGTCGACCAGCTGCGCCTCATGCACGTACACGCCCATCCAGACGACGAGTCGAGCAAGGGAGCGGCGTCGACGGCGAAGTACGTCGCCGAGGGCGTCGACGTCCACGTCGCCACGTGCACGGGCGGTGAGCGCGGCTCGATCCTCAACCCCGGTTTCGAGCACCCCGGCATCGTCGACAACCCGGAGCTGATCACGGAGATCCGCCGCGAGGAGATGGAGCGCGCCCGCGAGATCCTCGGCGTCAAGCAGGACTGGCTCGGCTTCGTCGACTCCGGCTGGCCCGAGGGCGACCCGAAGCCGCCGCTGCCCGAGGGCTGCTTCGCTCTCGTGCCGATCGAGGAGGCCGCAGAGCCGCTCGTACGCCTGATCCGTTCGTTCAGGCCGCACGTCCTCACGACGTACGACGAGAACGGCGGCTACCCGCACCCCGACCACATCAAGTGCCACGAGATCAGCGTCTACGCGTACGAGGCGGCCGCCGACCCTGACCGCTATCCCGACGCCGGCGAGCCGTGGCAGGTGTCCAAGCTCTACTACCACCTGGGCTGGAGCTGGAAGCGCATGGAGGCGATCGCCAACGCGATGGTGGCCCATGGGCTCGAGAACCCCTACGAGGACCGCTTCAAGGACTGGGAGCGCAAGCCCGAGGACGAGGCACGCCTGACGACCCGCGTCGAGTGCGCCGACTACTTCGGCGTCCGCGACCAGGCGCTGCTGGCCCATGCCACGCAGATCGACCCCAACGGCTTCTGGTTCGCGATCCCGCACGAGATCCAGGCCGAGGCGTGGCCGACCGAGGACTACCAGCTCGTCGACTCCAAGGTCGAGACGAGCGTCCCCGAGGACGACCTGTTCGCCGGGCTGCGCGAGACGGACGCTTCGCTGCCCTAGGCGCATGAACCTCACGGTCGTCATCGCCCTGCTCGCCAACGCGCTCGTCGCGTTGGCGAAGTCGGCCGCGGCGATGTTCACCGGCTCGGCGTCGATGGTCGCCGAGGCGGCGCACTCGTGGGCCGATGCCGGCAACGAGGTGTTCCTGCTTGTCGCCGACCGGCGGTCGCAGCGCCGCCCGGACCACTCGCACCCGCTGGGCTACGGCCGTGAGGCGTACGTCTGGTCGATGTTCGCGGCGCTCGGCCTGTTCGTCGCCGGCGCCGCGGTGTCGATCACCCACGGTGTCCAGGAGCTCATCGACCCGGGCGAGGCGTCGGACTTCGTCGTCGCGTACGTCGTGCTGGGCATCGCGTTCGTGCTCGAAGGGGTGTCGTTCGCGCAGGCGTTCCGGCAGGTCGGCCGCGAGGCGTCGACGATCGACCGCGAGCTGCTCCAGCACGCCCTGCAGACCTCCGACCCGACGCTGCGGGCGGTGTTCGCCGAGGACGCGGCCGCGCTGATCGGGATCCTCATCGCCGGGGCCGGCATCGCGCTGCACCAGGTCACCGGCTCGCCGACACCCGACGCGATCGGCTCGATCCTGGTCGGCGTCCTGCTCGCGGTCGTCGCGATCGTGCTGATCGACCGCAACCGCCGCTTCCTCGTCGGCATGGAGGCGTCGCCGATGCTCCTCGACGCCGCTCGGGCCCGGCTCGCGGCGATGGCCGGGGTGTCGAGCGTCGGCTACCTCCACATGGAGTTCGTCGGCCCGCGCCGGGTCTATCTCGTCGCGAGCGTCGACC harbors:
- a CDS encoding cation diffusion facilitator family transporter, which translates into the protein MNLTVVIALLANALVALAKSAAAMFTGSASMVAEAAHSWADAGNEVFLLVADRRSQRRPDHSHPLGYGREAYVWSMFAALGLFVAGAAVSITHGVQELIDPGEASDFVVAYVVLGIAFVLEGVSFAQAFRQVGREASTIDRELLQHALQTSDPTLRAVFAEDAAALIGILIAGAGIALHQVTGSPTPDAIGSILVGVLLAVVAIVLIDRNRRFLVGMEASPMLLDAARARLAAMAGVSSVGYLHMEFVGPRRVYLVASVDLVGDDVESSVADHLRMLESELETDESVVEAVLTVSRPGQPPNPDLDSI